The window TGGACAGACCGATCGATTCGATTTGCGACGGAATCAGAGACCGAGATGATTTCTTCTGCGATTGCCGGAATGACGAGGCTGACGCAGGAGGCAAACACCATCAGCAGTGTCGAAGTGAATCGGCTCATCGGTGGATCCGGAAAACAAAGTTCATGCGAATATTTCAGACTAACGCCGGACCTGACTGTTGCTCTGCAGCGTCTTCAGCATCTGTTGCAGTTCAGTCACTTTCTCCGGGTGGCGTGCGGATAAGTCATGCTTTTGGGACAGGTCAGCCGACAGATCATACAATGCTGCCGGGCCTGCTTCCCTGGTGTAGCCGTTGGCCATATCGAACCAGGCGGGAACAGCAGAAATGCCGCCGCTCCTGGCCTGAATCAGCACCCAGTTCTCATGCCTGAGCGCGTAGCCGTTGGCATTGGTGTTGTGCACAATTGTTTGTCGCTGGCTGGGCCCGCCTTTCAGAAGCTCCAGTTGGTTGTAGCTGTCCTCAGCAGTTCCCGGTGGAAGCGTCGCCCCCACGATCGCAGCAATGGTCGCGTGAAGATCAATCTGACTAATCAATCCATCGCTCACGGTCCCCGGCTTCACCATGCCGGGCCAGCGAACGATGAAGGGAACGCGATGGCCGCCTTCCCACAGATCCCGTTTCAAACCTCGCAGCGGTCCCATGCTGCGGTGCTGATAATTTCTGACGCGATCATAGGCATAGCGTTCCGGTCCGTTGTCTGCGGTGAAGATCACCAAAGTGTTCTGATCGAAGCCTTTGTCTTTCAAAGCCGCCAGAACCTGCCCCACCGTGTCGTCCGTCTGAACCATGAAGTCGCCATATCCATTCGCCCGGGACTTACCTTCGAAGTCCTTTGTCGGAACGATGGGTGCATGCGGAGAAGTGAAAGGAAAATACAGAAAGAACGGCTGATCGGCAGACTGCTGATGAATCCAGTCGACCGCTTTGGTTGTCAGAGCAGGCATCACGGCCCAGAAGTCCCAGTCCTTCACGGACGGCCCGGGTCGCGCTTCCCAGCTGCCTTCTGCGGTTGCGGCCGTCGTTTCCAGCTGCACTGTCGGCGGCGTGATAATTCGATCATTTTCAATCCAGGCGTACGGAGGAAAATTGGGAACGTCATCGCCAAAGTAATAATCGAACCCGTGATCCAGCGGCCCGTCAGGAATTGGACGGGTCCAGTCGAAGGCGTCGGCCATCCACGCCGTTTTCCGTTTGTCGACAGTGATCGGCCTGGCCTGAGGGTCTCGCAAGGCTTCCCAGTTCCAGCCCGGATGCCACTTACCAATGCAGGCGGTTTGGTAGCCTTTGCCCTTCAGGACCTCTGCCATTGTCAGACGATCGGCATCCATCACCGACTGGTCGAAAGAGTTCACAATTCCGTGAAACTTCCTCCAGTGGTAGCGTCCATGCAGCAATGCATACCGGCTGGGTGTGCAGATGCCGGATGAGCTGTGAGCATCGGTCCAGCGGGTGCCTTCGCGAGCCAGCTGGTCCAGATGCGGCGTGGGTATCTTTGAGTCCGGATTCTGAATT is drawn from Planctomycetaceae bacterium and contains these coding sequences:
- a CDS encoding arylsulfatase gives rise to the protein MIMIVITTTITNGIRSQPVEIPDRLEQETLKHHGFQSSRVPVPVFQRTANAMSGTSCRRRSADGCLPECQQDLFRMHVREWFRLNQWTSLFVFVGRIDVGMSVCRFAAVAAAAFMVSLAATAEELRRPNIVILYADDMGWGDLGIQNPDSKIPTPHLDQLAREGTRWTDAHSSSGICTPSRYALLHGRYHWRKFHGIVNSFDQSVMDADRLTMAEVLKGKGYQTACIGKWHPGWNWEALRDPQARPITVDKRKTAWMADAFDWTRPIPDGPLDHGFDYYFGDDVPNFPPYAWIENDRIITPPTVQLETTAATAEGSWEARPGPSVKDWDFWAVMPALTTKAVDWIHQQSADQPFFLYFPFTSPHAPIVPTKDFEGKSRANGYGDFMVQTDDTVGQVLAALKDKGFDQNTLVIFTADNGPERYAYDRVRNYQHRSMGPLRGLKRDLWEGGHRVPFIVRWPGMVKPGTVSDGLISQIDLHATIAAIVGATLPPGTAEDSYNQLELLKGGPSQRQTIVHNTNANGYALRHENWVLIQARSGGISAVPAWFDMANGYTREAGPAALYDLSADLSQKHDLSARHPEKVTELQQMLKTLQSNSQVRR